The Peribacillus simplex genome contains the following window.
CAGAAAATAATCAATCTTGAATATTATTTCAGCCTCATTAAGTAGAGCTTCATTCATATCGGTTGGAATATAATCCGGAACGAAGGATTTTCTCTGTTTCACAATAGCTGTATACAAGAGAAACTTTAGTTTAAATAGGCTTTTGTTATTTCATTAAGGTTTTACTGTTATTAAAGAGTATAGATTAGTATCAAATGAAACATCATTTTGGTACATATAATTTCTCAATGTCCCTTCTTTTTTGAAACCTAAATTTGTCAACAACTTATTGGATGCTTTATTTTCAATAAAAACAATTGCTCCAATACGCGTTAGGTCAAGCTCTTTAAAACCATAAGAAATCACCTCACTGGCAGCTTCTGTTGCATAACCGTTACCCCAATCACTTGGGAAAAGTGCATAGCTCAGTTCTGCTCTCTTATGTTCATGAGACCACTCTTGAAATCCAATTGTTCCAATAATGCCATCCTTCCCTTTCAATTCAATTCCCCATTTAATCCCACGTTTTTCATCGAAGTTCTTTGAAAAATTCCTAATAATTTGCTTCACCTGTTCTGTATTTGTTAATGGAGTTTGACCATAATACCGTAGTACATCTGGATTGGAAAAACAATTTAATATATC
Protein-coding sequences here:
- a CDS encoding GNAT family N-acetyltransferase → MFPILRTERLVLRELVEGDAWDILNCFSNPDVLRYYGQTPLTNTEQVKQIIRNFSKNFDEKRGIKWGIELKGKDGIIGTIGFQEWSHEHKRAELSYALFPSDWGNGYATEAASEVISYGFKELDLTRIGAIVFIENKASNKLLTNLGFKKEGTLRNYMYQNDVSFDTNLYSLITVKP